The following proteins come from a genomic window of Microbacterium sulfonylureivorans:
- a CDS encoding XRE family transcriptional regulator, which translates to MPPTPLELSTLGHRIRHQRISHGYTLDELGELVGVAGSQLSLIENGKREPKLSLLQAIATATGVEVAHLLSAEPPNRRAALEIELERAQASSVFRQLGIAPVKVTKGMADDTLESILGLHRELQRREREAIATPEEARRANTELRLKMRALDNYLPDIERLAEKQLKAAGHVSGALTHRTVSIMAERLGFELIYVSDLPHSARSVTDLENGRIYLPPASIPGGHGLRSMALQAMAHRLLGHKRPTDYADFLQQRLEINYYAACCLMPETASVAFLQQAKKDRNLAVEDFRDAFGTTHESAGMRLTNLATRHLGIPLHFLRVDGSGAITRVYENDDLPLPMDVTGAVDGQIACRRFSARSAFSEQNRTTEHYQYTDTPAGTFWCSTQTGTTSEGEFSITVGVPFDDARWFRGRETQKRATSTCPDESCCRRAPSEVTARWSGKAWPSARVHMQMFSPLPRGAFPGVDDNEVYAFLDRHA; encoded by the coding sequence ATGCCGCCTACGCCGTTGGAACTGTCCACGCTCGGACACCGCATCCGTCACCAGCGCATCTCGCACGGGTACACGCTGGACGAGCTCGGCGAGCTGGTCGGGGTCGCAGGCAGCCAGCTGAGCCTCATCGAGAACGGCAAGCGCGAGCCGAAGCTGTCGCTGCTGCAGGCGATCGCCACCGCCACGGGAGTCGAGGTCGCCCACCTCCTGTCGGCCGAGCCCCCGAACCGGCGCGCGGCGCTCGAGATCGAGCTCGAGCGCGCCCAGGCGAGCTCGGTTTTCCGCCAGCTCGGGATCGCGCCCGTCAAGGTCACGAAGGGGATGGCCGACGACACCCTCGAGTCGATCCTGGGTCTGCACCGCGAACTCCAGCGCCGCGAGCGCGAGGCGATCGCCACACCGGAGGAGGCGCGGCGCGCCAACACCGAGCTGCGGCTGAAGATGCGCGCGCTCGACAACTACCTGCCCGACATCGAGCGACTCGCCGAGAAGCAGCTCAAGGCCGCCGGCCACGTGTCAGGAGCGCTCACGCACCGCACCGTGAGCATCATGGCGGAGCGGCTCGGCTTCGAGCTGATCTACGTGAGCGACCTCCCCCATTCGGCCCGCTCGGTCACCGACCTCGAGAACGGCCGCATCTATCTCCCGCCGGCATCGATCCCCGGCGGTCACGGCCTCCGGTCGATGGCCCTGCAGGCCATGGCGCACCGCCTGCTCGGGCACAAGCGTCCGACCGACTACGCCGACTTCCTGCAGCAGCGCCTCGAGATCAACTACTACGCGGCCTGCTGCCTCATGCCCGAGACCGCGTCGGTGGCGTTCCTCCAGCAGGCGAAGAAGGACCGCAACCTCGCCGTCGAGGATTTCCGCGACGCGTTCGGCACGACCCACGAGTCGGCCGGCATGCGCCTGACGAACCTTGCGACGCGGCATCTCGGCATCCCGCTGCACTTCCTCCGCGTCGACGGCTCCGGCGCCATCACCCGCGTCTACGAGAACGACGACCTGCCGCTCCCGATGGACGTCACCGGCGCGGTCGACGGCCAGATCGCGTGCCGCAGATTCTCGGCCCGATCGGCGTTCTCGGAGCAGAACCGCACGACCGAGCACTACCAGTACACCGACACCCCGGCGGGCACGTTCTGGTGCTCGACGCAGACCGGCACGACGTCAGAGGGCGAGTTCTCGATCACGGTCGGAGTGCCCTTCGACGACGCCCGCTGGTTCCGCGGGCGAGAGACCCAGAAGCGCGCGACCTCGACCTGCCCCGACGAGTCGTGCTGCCGCCGGGCCCCGTCCGAGGTGACGGCACGGTGGTCGGGCAAGGCGTGGCCGAGCGCGCGCGTGCACATGCAGATGTTCTCGCCGCTCCCCCGCGGCGCGTTCCCGGGGGTCGACGACAACGAGGTGTACGCGTTCCTCGACCGCCACGCCTGA
- a CDS encoding YqaJ viral recombinase family protein, whose translation MTPELAARIVADSRDRVAWVRARSRGITATDVATLTSENAIARAADAKLMGSGFSGNAYTAHGRAREPEIAAWVAATHGIEPSSALFHAVVEKRHLATPDGIAVDVGGRVTLCEIKTTNKSWRSIPRSYLRQVWWQQHVLGAERTLVAWEQHDAFVPVGDEPRCAWVERDDAEIAKLVRLATALIDELYHRTTKGRPAERMPQPPAPRQPFRALALAD comes from the coding sequence GTGACTCCCGAACTCGCCGCCCGCATCGTCGCGGACTCCCGCGACCGGGTGGCCTGGGTGCGGGCGCGCTCGCGCGGGATCACGGCGACGGATGTCGCGACCCTCACCTCCGAGAACGCGATCGCCCGCGCGGCCGACGCGAAGCTCATGGGCTCGGGCTTCTCGGGCAACGCCTACACCGCCCATGGCCGCGCACGCGAGCCCGAGATCGCCGCGTGGGTCGCGGCGACGCACGGCATCGAGCCATCCTCGGCACTGTTCCACGCCGTGGTCGAGAAGCGCCACCTCGCGACCCCCGACGGCATCGCGGTCGACGTCGGCGGCCGCGTCACCCTGTGCGAGATCAAGACGACGAACAAGTCGTGGCGGAGCATCCCGCGCTCCTATCTGCGTCAGGTGTGGTGGCAGCAGCACGTGCTCGGCGCCGAGCGGACGCTCGTCGCGTGGGAGCAGCACGACGCCTTCGTGCCCGTCGGCGACGAGCCGCGCTGCGCGTGGGTCGAGCGCGACGACGCCGAGATCGCCAAGCTGGTGCGTCTCGCCACCGCTCTCATCGACGAGCTGTACCACCGCACGACGAAGGGCCGGCCTGCCGAGCGGATGCCGCAGCCTCCGGCGCCCCGCCAGCCCTTCCGCGCGCTCGCCCTCGCCGACTGA
- a CDS encoding MDR family MFS transporter, with the protein MATSTTATGTVATADEKRRHRKVLQALSGLLLGMFVSMLASTVVSTSLPVIVHDLDGDQAAFTWVITATLLTTAISTPIWGKLADLFNRKLLIQLAIVIFVLATAAAGFSQNPGTLIAFRALQGIGAGGLAALSQVIMADIISPRERGRYMGLFGAVMAVATVGGPLLGGVITDTLGWRWNFFVAIPFAVVALIIMQRTLHLPARPKQKARIDYLGIVLLSVSVSLLLIWVTNAGNSYDWWSTETILMVGGALLGIALFIVTELRAKEPLVPLTLFKNRTFTLAVIASIATGIAMFGTSVFLSQYMQMARGATPTEAGIMTIPMIAGLLLSSIVIGGLISRHGHWKPWLIVGGVLLIAGSFLLSTIHYDTNFALVSLYMFLLGAGVGMTMQNLVLIVQNTANPSEMGVASSGVTFFRSLGGTIGVSVMGAALASSATTLFGDRKADIGAALAKLGEQGAAIGQQLQSGTIPQVSALPEGIRVIIEDIYAQAIAHSFLIAVPVAVVSLIAILFLPNIPLTRMTTSERVAASEADLATVSVSEGMAVLEATGTVPTTDAADADSAAARDEASTPSR; encoded by the coding sequence ATGGCTACGTCCACCACGGCGACCGGCACGGTCGCCACTGCAGACGAGAAGCGCCGGCACCGCAAGGTCCTGCAGGCGCTCTCGGGCCTGCTGCTCGGCATGTTCGTCTCGATGCTCGCCTCGACCGTCGTCTCGACCTCGCTGCCGGTCATCGTCCACGACCTCGACGGCGACCAGGCCGCGTTCACGTGGGTCATCACCGCCACGCTGCTGACCACCGCGATCTCGACTCCGATCTGGGGAAAGCTCGCCGATCTGTTCAACCGCAAGCTGCTCATCCAGCTCGCGATCGTGATCTTCGTCCTCGCGACCGCCGCAGCGGGCTTCTCGCAGAACCCCGGCACGCTCATCGCGTTCCGCGCACTGCAGGGCATCGGCGCAGGCGGGCTCGCCGCACTCAGCCAGGTCATCATGGCCGACATCATCAGCCCCCGTGAGCGCGGTCGCTACATGGGCCTCTTCGGCGCCGTCATGGCCGTCGCGACCGTCGGCGGACCTCTGCTCGGCGGCGTCATCACCGACACGCTCGGCTGGCGCTGGAACTTCTTCGTCGCCATCCCGTTCGCCGTGGTCGCCCTGATCATCATGCAGCGCACGCTCCACCTCCCCGCCCGCCCCAAGCAGAAGGCGCGCATCGACTACCTCGGCATCGTCCTGCTCTCGGTGTCGGTCTCCCTCCTGCTGATCTGGGTCACCAACGCGGGCAACTCCTACGACTGGTGGAGCACAGAGACGATCCTCATGGTCGGCGGCGCACTCCTCGGCATCGCGCTGTTCATCGTCACGGAGCTGCGGGCGAAGGAGCCCCTCGTCCCTCTGACCCTGTTCAAGAACCGCACCTTCACCCTCGCGGTGATCGCGTCGATCGCCACCGGCATCGCGATGTTCGGCACCTCGGTCTTCCTCAGTCAGTACATGCAGATGGCGCGCGGCGCGACGCCGACCGAGGCCGGCATCATGACGATTCCGATGATCGCCGGCCTGCTGCTCTCCTCCATCGTCATCGGCGGGCTGATCTCGCGTCACGGCCACTGGAAGCCGTGGCTCATCGTGGGAGGCGTGCTGCTCATCGCCGGTTCGTTCCTGCTGTCGACGATCCACTACGACACCAACTTCGCGCTGGTCTCGCTCTACATGTTCCTGCTCGGTGCGGGTGTCGGCATGACGATGCAGAACCTCGTCCTCATCGTGCAGAACACCGCCAATCCGTCGGAGATGGGCGTCGCGAGCTCGGGGGTCACGTTCTTCCGCAGCCTCGGCGGCACGATCGGCGTCTCGGTCATGGGCGCAGCGCTCGCCTCGTCGGCGACCACGCTGTTCGGCGACCGCAAGGCCGACATCGGCGCGGCGCTCGCCAAGCTCGGCGAGCAGGGAGCGGCGATCGGCCAGCAACTGCAGTCGGGCACCATCCCCCAGGTCTCGGCACTGCCCGAAGGCATCCGGGTCATCATCGAGGACATCTACGCGCAGGCCATCGCGCACTCGTTCCTGATCGCCGTGCCGGTCGCGGTCGTCAGCCTCATCGCGATCCTGTTCCTGCCGAACATCCCGCTCACCCGCATGACCACGAGCGAGCGCGTCGCGGCGAGCGAGGCCGACCTCGCCACCGTCTCGGTCAGCGAGGGCATGGCGGTCCTCGAGGCGACCGGCACCGTGCCGACGACGGATGCCGCGGACGCGGACTCCGCCGCCGCGCGGGACGAGGCATCCACCCCCTCCCGCTAG
- a CDS encoding MarR family winged helix-turn-helix transcriptional regulator: MISDDTPEARTEAVRALEAEFGELINRFRRIITENAHRVSPGMLPGAYKVFTTIVRRESVTLSTLAEALMSDKGQISRTVRELEQLGLVERTPDPDDGRSSLLSPTAFGLERLAQAREPQEATLIHALAEWPIDDIRNLSRLLHALTAGESP; encoded by the coding sequence ATGATCTCCGACGACACCCCCGAGGCGCGTACCGAGGCGGTGCGCGCCCTGGAGGCGGAGTTCGGCGAGCTGATCAACCGATTCCGGCGGATCATCACGGAGAACGCGCACCGCGTGAGCCCCGGGATGCTGCCGGGCGCGTACAAGGTCTTCACCACGATCGTGCGCCGGGAGTCGGTCACCCTCTCGACGCTCGCTGAGGCGCTGATGTCCGACAAGGGGCAGATCAGCCGCACGGTGCGCGAACTCGAGCAGCTCGGGCTCGTCGAACGCACTCCCGACCCCGACGACGGGCGGTCCAGCCTGCTGTCGCCGACGGCGTTCGGCCTGGAACGGCTGGCGCAGGCGCGGGAGCCTCAGGAGGCCACGCTGATCCACGCTCTGGCGGAGTGGCCGATCGACGACATCCGCAATCTGTCGCGTCTGCTGCATGCGCTCACCGCCGGCGAATCGCCGTAG
- a CDS encoding NADP-dependent oxidoreductase encodes MRFRPLRSAPAPDTERVTVVDPPATMDAVVFPAAGGPEALRTASVPVPSPVISELLVRVVAAGVNPIDAKTRSGAGVSGQIPAFPSTLGFDFSGIVVKSPYDSHPFAPGTPVFGMAAFPRSGGTYAEYAVVPSLSVARKPASLSHVEAAGVPLAALTAWGLVVETAHAHEGQRILIHAGSGGVGHFAVQFAAYFGAHVTVTASARNASWLRELGAAVVIDYTTTRFEEVIADVDVVIDLVGNLQDRIGGRSLSVLRPGGLYIVVPTGSWPGYAEAAAAAGVRATNYKVIPDGGALATVGRLLDSGAVQVYIDRVFDLGDAAAAHRMLEEGHTRGKIVLRVSDD; translated from the coding sequence ATGAGATTCCGGCCGCTGCGATCAGCCCCCGCCCCCGACACCGAGCGCGTGACGGTGGTCGACCCGCCCGCCACGATGGACGCCGTCGTGTTCCCCGCCGCCGGCGGTCCCGAAGCCCTGCGAACGGCATCGGTCCCCGTCCCTTCGCCCGTGATCAGCGAGCTGCTCGTGCGCGTCGTGGCGGCGGGCGTGAACCCGATCGACGCGAAGACCCGCTCCGGGGCGGGCGTCTCGGGCCAGATCCCGGCGTTCCCCTCCACCCTCGGGTTCGACTTCAGCGGGATCGTCGTGAAGAGCCCCTACGACTCGCACCCGTTCGCACCGGGCACGCCGGTGTTCGGCATGGCGGCCTTCCCCCGTTCGGGCGGCACCTATGCCGAGTACGCCGTCGTCCCCTCGCTCTCTGTGGCGCGCAAGCCCGCGTCGCTCTCGCACGTCGAGGCCGCCGGCGTGCCGCTCGCGGCGCTGACGGCGTGGGGCCTCGTGGTCGAGACGGCGCACGCGCACGAGGGCCAGCGCATCCTCATCCACGCCGGCAGCGGCGGGGTCGGCCACTTCGCCGTGCAGTTCGCCGCCTACTTCGGGGCGCACGTCACCGTGACGGCATCCGCACGGAACGCCTCGTGGCTGCGCGAGCTCGGCGCGGCCGTGGTCATCGATTACACGACCACGCGCTTCGAGGAGGTGATCGCGGACGTCGATGTGGTCATCGACCTCGTCGGCAACCTGCAGGACCGCATCGGCGGCCGCTCGCTGAGCGTGCTGCGCCCCGGCGGGCTCTACATCGTGGTGCCCACCGGGTCATGGCCGGGGTACGCGGAGGCGGCGGCCGCGGCGGGCGTCCGCGCCACGAACTACAAGGTCATCCCCGACGGCGGGGCGCTGGCGACCGTCGGGCGGCTGCTCGACTCCGGCGCCGTGCAGGTCTACATCGACCGGGTGTTCGACCTGGGCGATGCCGCGGCGGCGCATCGCATGCTCGAGGAGGGCCACACGCGGGGCAAGATCGTGCTCCGCGTCAGCGACGACTGA